One window of Acipenser ruthenus chromosome 52, fAciRut3.2 maternal haplotype, whole genome shotgun sequence genomic DNA carries:
- the LOC131722990 gene encoding tripartite motif-containing protein 16-like, with protein MASKVWSEDRFSCPVCLELLKDPVTIPCGHSYCMGCIKNCWDQTDHTGVYSCPQCRETFTPRPDLRRNTVLAEVVEELKKTGLNPPPAQSYAGPGDVPCDFCTGRKFKAVKSCLTCLASYCETHVKPHSEVTPLKRHKLINAIGDLEQKLCAEHQKVLEVFCRTDQTCICLLCTQDEHKSHDTVSAKKERSVKQKQLGETQTEIQQRIQERLKEIEELKQAVETLKRSACIEIKESEKIFTELIRSIEKIHTEVIELIGANEKAAVNQAEGRMKKLEQEIAELRRRNTELKQLSETEDHIHFLQNFQSLCAPPEAGDLPRVTVNTDISFGAVRKSVSELKDHIEDFCKGELVKITTTGWMAQTVTAPEPRNRAEFLKYSCQLTLDPNTAYRQLCLSEGNRKVTRRRETQRYPHHPERFDIWPQVLCREGLSGTRWYWEIEWSGREASIGVTYKGISRKGMDHSCGLGFNDKSWSLRCSDSSYTARHNNNETAIPAPRSPRIGVYLDFNAGTLSFYGVSDTMTLLHRFQTTFTEPLYPGFRLDWFPGSSVTICQLN; from the exons atggcttcaaaAGTATGGTCAGAGGATCGGTTCAGCTGTCCAgtgtgtctggagctattgaaggacccagtcactattccatgtggacacagttactgtatggggtgtattaagaactgctgggatcagactgatcatacaggtgtctacagctgcccccagtgcagagagacctttaccccaaggcctgatctgcgcagaaacaccgttctggctgaagttgtggaggaattaaagaagacaggactcaatcctcctcctgctcaaagttatgctggacctggagatgtgccgtgtgatttctgcactgggagaaagttcaaagctgtgaaatcctgtttgacgtgcctggcctcttactgtgaaacacacgtcaagccacacagtgaggttactccattaaagaggcacaagctgatcaatgcaattggagatctggagcagaagctttgtgctgaacaccagaaggttttggaggtcttctgtagaacggatcagacgtgtatttgcttgttgtgtACACAAGatgaacacaagagccatgatacagtctcagctaagaaggaaaggagtgtgaaacag aagcagctgggagagacacagacagaaatacaacagagaatccaggagagactgaaagaaattgaagagctaaaacaggctgtggagacactgaaa agatctgcatgcatagaaataaaggaaagtgagaagatctttactgagctgatccgatccattgagaagatccacactgaggttattgagctgattggagctaacgagaaggctgcagtgaatcaggctgaaggacgcatgaagaaactggagcaggagattgctgagctaaggaggagaaacactgagctgaaacagctttcagagacagaggatcacatccattttctacag aatttccagtctctctgtgcccctcctgaagctggagattTACCCAgagttactgtcaatacagacatctcttttggggctgtgaggaaatctgtatctgaacttaaagaccatattgaggacttctgcaagggggaattagtcaaaataaccacaacaggttg gatggcgcagacagtgact gctccagagccaaggaacagagctgagtttttaaaat attcctgtcagctcacactggaccccaacacagcgtatagacagctctgtctgtctgaagggaacagaaaggtgacacggaggagagagacccagagatatcctcatcacccagagagatttgatatCTGGCctcaagtgctttgcagagagggtttgtctgggactcgctggtactgggagattgagtggagtgggagagaggcttctataggagtcacatataaaggaatcagcaggaaaggaatGGATCATTCCTGTGgccttggattcaatgacaagtcctggagtttgcgctgctctgattccagttacactgcccggcacaataacaatgaaactgcaatacctgccccccgctcccccagaataggagtgtatctggactttaatgccggcacgctgtccttttatggcgtctctgacacaatgaccctcctgcacagattccaaaccacattcactgagccgctctatcctgggtttaggcTTGATTGGTTTCCTGgttcctctgtaacaatctgccagctgaactag